Proteins from one Planifilum fulgidum genomic window:
- a CDS encoding YhzD family protein translates to MYHVTAYDNEGKKLLDEPLQAESDAEAREKGLSLLAEKEYLQLPYRIVHTSGRLVAFNSHKGKGPQ, encoded by the coding sequence ATGTATCACGTGACCGCCTACGACAACGAAGGAAAAAAACTGTTGGACGAGCCCCTGCAGGCGGAAAGCGACGCGGAAGCCCGCGAAAAAGGACTGTCTCTGCTGGCTGAGAAGGAGTATCTGCAACTTCCGTACCGGATCGTCCACACCTCGGGACGCCTCGTGGCCTTCAACAGTCACAAGGGAAAAGGCCCCCAGTGA